In a genomic window of Rhodovulum sp. P5:
- the fliE gene encoding flagellar hook-basal body complex protein FliE, producing MEIGSTFAAHGYASARPATQPEVRTDTPENAFVNLARNFAQTMETGEQTAISAMSGSADPHALVQALAQTELAIETAVTVRDKVVEAYQEILRMPV from the coding sequence ATGGAAATCGGATCCACTTTTGCCGCCCATGGCTATGCCTCGGCGCGGCCGGCAACCCAGCCGGAAGTCCGGACAGACACGCCGGAGAACGCCTTCGTCAACCTCGCGCGGAACTTTGCGCAGACGATGGAAACGGGCGAGCAGACGGCGATCTCTGCCATGTCGGGTTCGGCCGACCCGCATGCACTGGTGCAGGCCCTGGCACAGACCGAACTGGCGATCGAAACCGCCGTCACCGTGCGTGACAAGGTGGTCGAGGCCTATCAGGAAATCCTGCGGATGCCGGTCTGA
- a CDS encoding flagellar biosynthetic protein FliQ, giving the protein MDEVIFYDTLRQGLWIAVIISLPILVAALVTGVTIGLFQALTSIQEMTLTFVPKLAAIVIVYWMSMGFMAETLSSFFTGQIVPMIAGI; this is encoded by the coding sequence ATGGATGAGGTCATCTTCTACGACACGCTCCGGCAGGGTCTCTGGATCGCGGTGATCATCTCGCTGCCGATCCTCGTGGCCGCGCTGGTCACCGGTGTGACCATCGGCCTGTTCCAGGCCCTGACGTCGATCCAGGAGATGACGCTGACCTTCGTGCCAAAGCTGGCCGCCATCGTCATCGTCTATTGGATGTCGATGGGCTTCATGGCCGAAACGCTGTCCAGCTTTTTCACCGGGCAAATCGTGCCCATGATCGCAGGGATCTGA
- a CDS encoding FlgB family protein, producing the protein MFKELEILRMAHGLAEHAGHRQTVIARNVANADTPGFRAKDIDGFSEFYSKSDEGLSLRTTRANHFSAGDSLGQNIELFDSEGDVDPNGNSVSLESEMVKAAETKRQHDMALAVYHSSMGILRTSLGRGR; encoded by the coding sequence ATGTTCAAAGAACTTGAAATACTACGCATGGCACATGGTTTGGCAGAGCATGCCGGCCATCGTCAAACTGTCATTGCACGCAATGTGGCAAATGCCGACACGCCTGGCTTTCGCGCCAAGGACATCGACGGCTTCTCGGAATTCTACTCCAAATCGGATGAAGGGCTGAGCCTGCGCACGACGCGGGCCAATCATTTTTCCGCTGGCGACAGCCTTGGCCAAAACATCGAATTGTTCGATTCGGAAGGCGATGTCGACCCCAACGGCAACAGCGTTTCCCTCGAAAGCGAAATGGTCAAGGCCGCCGAAACCAAGCGTCAGCACGACATGGCACTGGCTGTCTATCACAGCTCGATGGGCATTCTGCGCACCAGCCTCGGCCGGGGCCGGTAG
- a CDS encoding flagellar hook-basal body complex protein — protein sequence MSSTGYTTLSRQSGLLREMQSVANNIANATTTGFRREGVIFSEYVLAAEGEGESLSMARAHARQIDLTAAPLTHTGSQFDFAIEGEGFFQVETPNGPRLTRAGSFTPNGEGDLVTPEGYRVLDAGGAPVFIPAEANNIAVAADGTLSADGQPLTQIGLFTPADPNALSSVAGTMLDPGGATEPLLNGTIVQGFVEGSNVDPISEIARMIEVQRTYEMGQNFLDREHDRISSAVRTLAGSN from the coding sequence ATGTCGAGCACGGGCTATACCACGCTGTCGCGCCAGTCGGGCTTGCTGCGCGAGATGCAAAGCGTCGCCAACAACATCGCCAACGCCACGACCACCGGGTTTCGGCGGGAAGGCGTGATCTTCTCTGAATACGTCCTCGCCGCAGAGGGTGAGGGCGAGTCGCTGTCGATGGCGCGTGCCCATGCCCGCCAGATCGACCTGACCGCCGCGCCCCTGACCCATACCGGCAGCCAGTTCGACTTCGCGATCGAGGGCGAAGGCTTCTTCCAGGTCGAGACGCCGAACGGCCCGCGCCTGACACGGGCCGGCAGCTTCACGCCCAATGGCGAGGGCGATCTTGTCACCCCGGAAGGCTACAGGGTTCTGGACGCAGGCGGCGCCCCCGTGTTCATTCCCGCCGAGGCCAATAACATCGCCGTCGCCGCCGACGGGACGCTGTCGGCCGATGGACAGCCCCTGACCCAGATCGGCCTGTTCACGCCGGCCGACCCCAACGCGCTGTCCTCCGTGGCGGGCACGATGCTCGACCCCGGCGGCGCGACCGAACCGCTGTTGAACGGCACCATCGTGCAGGGGTTCGTCGAAGGCTCCAACGTCGATCCGATTTCGGAAATCGCCCGGATGATCGAAGTGCAGCGCACTTACGAGATGGGCCAGAACTTCCTCGACCGGGAACATGACCGCATCAGTTCCGCCGTGCGCACCCTCGCCGGCAGCAACTAG
- the flgC gene encoding flagellar basal body rod protein FlgC: MYDLSETFGLSASGLKAQATRLRHVSENISNVDTPGYHRKITPFNVAFNADGLAGEVETGPVYLDQTEPKQIFDPAHPMANEDGYYDGSNVDLMIEIADAREAQRSYEANLKMFDQARKMTQGLLELLRR, translated from the coding sequence ATGTACGACCTCAGCGAAACCTTCGGCCTGTCGGCCAGCGGCCTGAAAGCACAGGCCACCCGCCTGCGCCACGTGTCGGAGAATATCTCCAACGTCGACACGCCCGGCTATCACCGCAAGATCACGCCCTTCAATGTCGCGTTCAACGCCGATGGCCTTGCGGGCGAAGTCGAGACCGGCCCGGTCTATCTGGATCAGACCGAACCGAAACAGATTTTCGATCCCGCCCATCCGATGGCCAATGAAGACGGCTATTACGACGGGTCGAATGTCGATCTCATGATCGAGATCGCCGACGCGCGCGAAGCGCAGCGCAGTTACGAAGCCAACCTCAAGATGTTCGACCAGGCCCGCAAGATGACGCAGGGCCTGCTTGAACTGCTACGCCGTTAG